One window from the genome of Bdellovibrio sp. NC01 encodes:
- a CDS encoding PilZ domain-containing protein, whose protein sequence is MSNEAINSAKRFTTKEKADIEVYGHIGKLGAQLRNLSETGAFLEVSSGDYVPQKGDLLNLTVTLDSLKKTYNLAAEVVWSKGMGMGICFINKEEVLERMMAKAGAF, encoded by the coding sequence ATGAGCAATGAGGCCATCAACTCTGCCAAGAGATTTACGACGAAAGAGAAAGCCGATATCGAAGTGTACGGACACATCGGTAAGCTTGGTGCTCAGCTTCGCAATCTGTCTGAAACTGGGGCCTTCCTTGAAGTTTCTAGCGGCGATTACGTTCCGCAAAAAGGCGACCTGCTTAACCTTACAGTGACGTTAGATTCCCTAAAGAAAACCTACAATCTAGCGGCGGAAGTTGTGTGGTCAAAAGGCATGGGCATGGGAATCTGCTTTATTAACAAAGAAGAAGTATTAGAAAGAATGATGGCCAAAGCCGGAGCGTTCTAA